The proteins below come from a single Plantactinospora sp. KBS50 genomic window:
- the rsgA gene encoding ribosome small subunit-dependent GTPase A gives MERKSCVLATPDGPRTVPTTIGVAVGDWALLDDAGQVSGIQPRSTEIRRLGVGGRAVEQVLAANLDIVAVCAPLERDARLGRVERLLALAWASGAQPLLVATKIDLCRPEDVGPALSQFGAAAPGVDVVPVTVTDLTSLDPVRAMIAPDRTLVAIGASGAGKSTLINGLVGGMELATGAVRESDGKGRHTTAWRELVELPGGGYLIDTPGLRAVGLSDAAEGVDAAYADITDLAAQCRFSDCGHESEPGCAVRAAIERGEIDAGRLERHRKLQRELAFQARRFDARARSEERKRWAKLSRNSNPARP, from the coding sequence GTGGAGCGGAAGTCCTGCGTACTCGCCACCCCGGACGGACCGCGGACCGTGCCCACCACCATCGGGGTGGCGGTGGGCGACTGGGCGCTGCTCGACGACGCCGGCCAGGTGTCCGGCATCCAGCCACGCAGCACCGAAATCCGCCGGCTCGGCGTCGGCGGCCGGGCCGTCGAGCAGGTCCTCGCGGCCAATTTGGACATCGTCGCGGTGTGTGCGCCGCTGGAACGCGACGCCCGGCTCGGCCGGGTCGAACGGCTGCTCGCGCTCGCCTGGGCCTCCGGCGCGCAGCCGCTGCTGGTGGCCACCAAGATCGACCTTTGCCGACCGGAGGACGTCGGCCCGGCGTTGAGCCAGTTCGGGGCCGCCGCGCCGGGCGTGGACGTCGTGCCCGTCACGGTCACCGACCTCACCAGCCTCGACCCGGTACGCGCGATGATCGCTCCGGACCGGACACTGGTGGCCATCGGTGCCAGCGGCGCCGGCAAGTCCACCCTGATCAACGGGCTGGTCGGCGGGATGGAGCTGGCCACCGGCGCGGTCCGGGAGTCGGACGGCAAGGGCCGGCACACGACCGCCTGGCGGGAACTCGTGGAGCTTCCCGGCGGCGGCTACCTGATCGACACCCCCGGGCTGCGTGCGGTGGGCCTGTCCGACGCGGCCGAGGGCGTCGATGCGGCGTACGCCGACATCACCGACCTCGCGGCGCAGTGCCGGTTCTCCGACTGCGGGCACGAGTCGGAGCCGGGCTGCGCGGTCCGGGCCGCCATCGAGCGCGGGGAGATCGACGCGGGCCGGTTGGAACGGCACCGCAAGCTGCAACGGGAGTTGGCGTTCCAGGCTCGGCGGTTCGACGCTCGGGCCCGGTCCGAGGAGCGCAAGAGGTGGGCCAAGCTGTCCCGGAACTCCAACCCGGCCCGCCCCTGA
- a CDS encoding GNAT family N-acetyltransferase — translation MFRPSYPIRTARLALRPITIDDVDDVHAYQRRPEVCRWMLGAEPRTIAQSHVSVATMARQNALRAEGDVLTLAAEVDPSAAGANGPGTGRVAGTAQLVWHSAADHTAEIGYVFNPEFHGRGLATEAVVGLLGWGFDEFGLHRVYGRCHADNEASARLMSRIGMRLEARHVQSYRFRGGWADQLVFAMLAREWRSRSRTGPGGIP, via the coding sequence GTGTTCCGGCCGAGCTACCCGATCCGCACGGCCCGGCTCGCGTTGCGTCCGATCACCATCGACGACGTTGATGACGTGCACGCGTACCAGCGCCGGCCCGAGGTGTGCCGGTGGATGCTCGGCGCCGAACCCCGCACCATCGCGCAGTCGCACGTGTCGGTCGCGACGATGGCCCGGCAGAACGCGTTGCGCGCCGAGGGCGACGTACTGACCCTGGCCGCCGAGGTCGACCCGTCCGCGGCCGGCGCGAACGGTCCCGGCACCGGCCGGGTGGCCGGCACCGCCCAACTGGTCTGGCACAGCGCGGCCGACCACACCGCCGAGATCGGCTACGTCTTCAACCCCGAGTTCCACGGCCGCGGGCTGGCCACCGAGGCCGTCGTCGGGCTGCTCGGCTGGGGCTTCGACGAGTTCGGGCTGCACCGCGTCTACGGCCGGTGCCACGCCGACAACGAGGCGTCCGCGCGATTGATGAGCCGGATCGGGATGCGGCTGGAGGCCCGGCATGTGCAGAGCTACCGGTTCCGGGGTGGCTGGGCCGATCAACTGGTCTTCGCGATGCTCGCCCGCGAATGGCGATCCCGGTCCCGGACGGGTCCAGGAGGAATTCCATGA
- a CDS encoding alpha/beta hydrolase, which produces MMERNAVVLPGGRYGPYAPLLMFSAAAAQARSARIHPLSWGGGWDPNGPPPGTPHVPLADRIPWVRDHATPVLDGLPDDPRPLLIGKSLGTLAAPLAADRDLPAVWLTPLLHVEPVVAALRRGAAPVLLVGGTADLQHWDGALARTLSPYVLEIPEADHGMHVPGPLARSAEVLGRVATAVEEFLDTAVWP; this is translated from the coding sequence ATGATGGAGCGCAACGCGGTGGTTCTGCCGGGCGGCCGGTACGGGCCGTACGCGCCGCTGTTGATGTTTTCCGCCGCCGCGGCGCAGGCCCGGTCGGCGCGGATCCATCCGCTCAGTTGGGGTGGCGGATGGGATCCGAACGGCCCTCCGCCGGGCACCCCGCACGTGCCACTGGCCGACCGGATCCCGTGGGTGCGGGACCACGCGACGCCCGTACTGGACGGGCTGCCGGACGACCCTCGGCCGCTGCTGATCGGCAAGTCCCTCGGTACGCTCGCCGCGCCGCTGGCCGCCGACCGCGACCTGCCGGCGGTGTGGCTGACCCCGCTGCTGCACGTCGAGCCGGTCGTGGCGGCGCTGCGCCGCGGCGCCGCGCCGGTGTTGCTGGTCGGCGGTACGGCCGATCTTCAGCACTGGGACGGCGCGCTGGCCCGGACGCTGTCGCCGTACGTGCTGGAGATCCCCGAGGCCGATCATGGGATGCACGTTCCCGGCCCGCTGGCCCGCTCCGCCGAGGTGCTGGGCCGGGTCGCCACCGCCGTCGAGGAGTTCCTGGACACCGCGGTCTGGCCCTGA
- a CDS encoding aromatic acid exporter family protein, which produces MGWFRLAAGRLRQGWVPIAEATLAATLAWIVDTRLIGHPQPFFAPAAALIVLGQTRGQRIRRAVEVVLGVAAGVLVADLVIQALGPRGTWTIFTVILLTLGLAVAVGASTVTVVQAAVSALYLVVVTPTTTSLIPFRFVDALIGGGVAVLVSQLITARNPLAPLVAQAREVFGRLAELVEEITEALERHSEPAARAALARARTMDATVDLLQAEVTAAGEALRLPVRRRRRLHRVHAVDASIRQVDYAVRNVRVLARAAVTLTRSPAGVPAELFAALRSLAAAIRAAGEALVADLHLDDARADRCAQEAEEAALTAVRVAGGLFAQGPPLPLIMIIGQVRATAIDLLRGVGNGDDAELLGKVDEAFGLPPV; this is translated from the coding sequence ATGGGGTGGTTCCGTCTCGCCGCCGGCCGGCTGCGCCAGGGCTGGGTGCCGATCGCCGAGGCGACGCTCGCGGCCACCCTCGCCTGGATCGTGGACACCCGGTTGATCGGGCATCCGCAGCCGTTCTTCGCCCCGGCGGCCGCGCTGATCGTGCTGGGCCAGACCCGGGGCCAGCGGATCCGCCGGGCGGTGGAGGTGGTGCTGGGGGTGGCCGCCGGGGTGCTGGTGGCCGACCTGGTGATCCAGGCCCTCGGCCCGCGCGGCACCTGGACGATCTTTACGGTGATCCTTCTCACGTTGGGCCTCGCCGTTGCGGTGGGCGCCAGCACGGTGACCGTGGTGCAGGCGGCGGTCTCGGCGCTCTACCTGGTGGTGGTGACGCCCACCACGACCAGCCTGATCCCGTTCCGGTTCGTCGACGCGCTGATCGGCGGTGGCGTCGCGGTGCTGGTCAGCCAGCTCATTACCGCGCGCAATCCGCTGGCCCCGCTGGTGGCGCAGGCCCGCGAGGTCTTCGGCCGGTTGGCCGAGCTGGTGGAGGAGATCACCGAGGCGCTGGAGCGGCACAGCGAGCCCGCCGCGCGGGCCGCACTCGCCCGGGCCAGGACGATGGACGCGACGGTCGACCTGTTGCAGGCGGAGGTCACGGCCGCGGGGGAGGCGCTGCGTCTGCCCGTACGCCGCCGGCGGCGCCTGCACCGGGTGCACGCGGTGGACGCCTCGATCCGGCAGGTCGACTATGCCGTACGGAACGTCCGGGTGCTCGCCCGGGCGGCCGTGACGCTCACCCGGTCGCCGGCCGGGGTACCGGCCGAATTGTTCGCGGCGCTGCGCTCGCTGGCCGCCGCCATCCGGGCGGCCGGCGAGGCGCTGGTCGCCGACCTGCACCTGGACGATGCCCGTGCGGACCGCTGCGCGCAGGAGGCGGAGGAGGCCGCGCTCACGGCCGTACGGGTGGCCGGCGGCCTGTTCGCGCAGGGGCCGCCGCTGCCGCTCATCATGATCATCGGCCAGGTCCGGGCCACCGCCATCGACCTGCTGCGCGGGGTGGGCAATGGCGACGACGCCGAGCTGCTGGGGAAGGTGGACGAGGCGTTCGGGCTGCCCCCGGTCTAG
- a CDS encoding HNH endonuclease family protein, with translation MSRTLRWAATLLASTVAATLGLVSPAVAASTSQPLRTMIANLPVAAEVRTGYNRSLFPLWIDADGNGCNTRYEVLIAEAVTAPSIGSGCKLTGGRWYSYYDAAYWTDPSDLDIDHVVPLAEAWDSGARDWTTSRRQSYANDLADSRTLVAVTDNVNQSKGDRDPAEWMPTYDRCRYIGEWAAVKTRWRLTADSAEKSALTSYASSCSNVTISVTYAF, from the coding sequence ATGAGCCGAACTCTTCGCTGGGCCGCCACCCTGCTGGCCAGCACCGTGGCCGCCACCCTCGGCCTGGTCAGCCCCGCGGTCGCCGCCAGCACCTCGCAACCACTGCGCACGATGATCGCCAACCTTCCGGTGGCCGCCGAGGTGCGCACGGGCTACAACCGCAGCCTCTTCCCGCTGTGGATCGACGCCGACGGCAACGGCTGCAACACCCGGTACGAGGTGCTGATCGCCGAGGCGGTGACGGCGCCGAGCATCGGGTCCGGCTGCAAGCTCACGGGCGGACGCTGGTACTCCTACTACGACGCCGCCTACTGGACCGATCCGTCCGATCTGGACATCGACCACGTCGTACCGCTCGCCGAGGCGTGGGACTCCGGCGCCCGCGACTGGACCACCAGCCGGCGCCAGTCGTACGCGAACGACCTGGCCGACTCGCGCACCCTGGTCGCAGTCACCGACAACGTGAACCAGTCCAAGGGCGACCGGGACCCGGCCGAGTGGATGCCCACCTACGACCGGTGCCGCTACATCGGCGAATGGGCGGCGGTCAAGACGCGCTGGCGGCTGACCGCCGACAGCGCCGAGAAGAGCGCGCTGACCAGCTACGCCAGCTCCTGCTCGAACGTCACCATCTCGGTGACCTACGCGTTCTGA
- a CDS encoding dolichyl-phosphate-mannose--protein mannosyltransferase translates to MTSASTAQTTDPDNTRTGENAGTPAADTPADSGAGQSSGGVLGAARRRLAPLDRRLDPWSWLATGVVVVIAGILRLVGLSHPPGKVFDEIYYARDSWGLLNHGAEWNYETNTPSYVVHPPLGKWLIALGEWAFGYADPDQHISVAGHLTTTAPEFGWRISAALIGTLSVLLAVRIGRRLFHSTALGCAAGLLMALDGFHLVLSRTALLDIFLLFFVFAAFGALVLDRDARRERWLRALEAGVSPARLPHGVPWWRLASAVLLGCALAVKWSGIYFVVAFAILAVLWDVGARRSAGVRRPWLSTLAGESGWLLLCGVLVVAAYLASWSGWFLTDGGYFRHYLADNGRPEPPVIGALRDLWHYHVEAYKFHTTLEKPHKYQSWPWQWLLLGRPVAFYWSSNGPCGAPSCAAEVLLLGTPLLWWSFLPALAGTLWLGIARRDWRAGALLVCVAAGILPWFWYAFDSRTMFFFYAAPAQPFLVLAVVYVLGAIMSPARVPLAAADRPPEALAAEQSDDADRRMVGAVVAGVYVLAVALCFAYFYPVFVGKVISYADWSARMWLGGRWI, encoded by the coding sequence GTGACCTCGGCGTCGACAGCGCAGACCACAGACCCGGACAACACCCGGACCGGCGAAAACGCCGGCACTCCGGCCGCGGATACACCGGCAGACAGCGGCGCCGGTCAATCCTCGGGCGGGGTGCTGGGCGCCGCCCGGCGCCGGTTGGCACCCCTCGACCGACGGCTCGACCCGTGGTCGTGGCTGGCCACCGGTGTCGTGGTGGTGATCGCCGGCATCCTGCGGCTGGTGGGGTTGAGTCACCCGCCGGGCAAGGTGTTCGACGAGATCTACTACGCCCGGGACTCGTGGGGTCTGCTCAACCACGGCGCCGAGTGGAACTACGAGACGAACACCCCGTCGTACGTGGTCCATCCGCCGTTGGGCAAATGGCTCATCGCGCTCGGCGAGTGGGCGTTCGGGTACGCCGACCCCGACCAACACATCTCGGTGGCCGGGCACCTGACCACCACGGCGCCCGAGTTCGGCTGGCGGATCTCCGCCGCGCTCATCGGCACCCTGTCGGTGCTGCTGGCCGTCCGGATCGGCCGCCGGTTGTTCCACTCGACCGCGCTCGGCTGCGCCGCGGGGCTGCTGATGGCGTTGGACGGCTTCCACCTGGTGCTGTCCCGGACCGCCCTGCTGGACATCTTCCTGCTGTTCTTCGTGTTCGCCGCGTTCGGAGCCCTGGTGCTGGATCGGGACGCCCGGCGGGAGCGGTGGCTGCGGGCGCTGGAGGCCGGGGTGTCGCCGGCACGCCTGCCGCACGGCGTCCCGTGGTGGCGGCTCGCCTCGGCGGTGCTGCTCGGCTGCGCCCTCGCGGTGAAGTGGAGCGGCATCTACTTCGTGGTGGCCTTCGCGATCCTGGCCGTGCTCTGGGACGTCGGGGCGCGCCGGTCCGCCGGGGTGCGCCGGCCGTGGCTGAGCACGCTGGCCGGTGAATCGGGCTGGCTGCTGCTCTGCGGCGTGCTGGTGGTGGCCGCCTACCTCGCCTCGTGGTCGGGATGGTTCCTCACCGACGGCGGCTATTTCCGGCACTACCTGGCCGACAACGGGCGACCCGAGCCGCCGGTGATCGGGGCGCTGCGCGACCTCTGGCACTACCACGTCGAGGCGTACAAGTTCCACACCACACTGGAGAAGCCGCACAAGTACCAGTCCTGGCCGTGGCAGTGGCTGCTGCTGGGCCGGCCGGTCGCCTTCTACTGGTCCAGCAACGGCCCGTGCGGCGCGCCGAGTTGCGCGGCCGAGGTGCTGCTGCTGGGTACGCCGCTGCTGTGGTGGTCGTTCCTGCCCGCCCTGGCCGGCACCCTCTGGTTGGGCATCGCGCGCCGGGACTGGCGGGCCGGCGCGCTGCTGGTCTGCGTCGCGGCCGGCATCCTGCCCTGGTTCTGGTACGCCTTCGACAGCCGGACCATGTTCTTCTTCTACGCGGCTCCGGCACAGCCGTTCCTGGTCCTGGCCGTGGTGTACGTCCTGGGCGCCATCATGAGCCCGGCCCGGGTACCGCTGGCCGCGGCGGACCGACCACCGGAGGCGCTCGCCGCGGAGCAGTCCGACGACGCGGACCGGCGGATGGTGGGCGCCGTGGTGGCCGGCGTGTACGTGTTGGCGGTCGCCCTCTGCTTCGCGTACTTCTATCCGGTCTTCGTCGGCAAGGTGATCAGCTATGCCGACTGGTCGGCCCGGATGTGGTTGGGCGGTCGCTGGATCTGA
- the rsmI gene encoding 16S rRNA (cytidine(1402)-2'-O)-methyltransferase — MPENPEGGRLVLVGAPLGNPADASARLGEVLAGADIVAAEDTRRLSRLTRDLSVTVAGRVVSYFEGNEERRTPELVQALLDGATVAVVTDGGMPSVSDPGYRLVRGALAAGVPVTAAPGPSAVTTALAVSGLPCDRFCFEGFLPRSGGARRSRLRGLAAEERTLVFFEAPHRIAGALADLAEAFGPDRPAALCRELTKTYEEVLRRPLGELAEWAASGTARGEITLVVAGASAVPASRPDDDALRAAVAALETAGSSRRDAIAAVATEYGLRRREVYGIVHAD, encoded by the coding sequence GTGCCGGAAAATCCCGAAGGTGGCCGCCTGGTGCTGGTCGGCGCGCCGCTCGGCAACCCCGCCGATGCCTCCGCCCGGCTGGGTGAGGTGTTGGCCGGCGCCGACATCGTGGCCGCGGAGGACACCAGGCGGCTGAGCCGGCTGACCCGGGACCTGTCGGTCACGGTCGCCGGGCGGGTCGTCTCGTACTTCGAGGGCAACGAGGAACGTCGTACCCCCGAACTGGTCCAGGCCCTGCTCGACGGCGCGACCGTGGCGGTGGTCACCGACGGCGGCATGCCCAGCGTCTCCGACCCGGGGTACCGGCTGGTGCGCGGGGCGCTCGCGGCCGGCGTGCCGGTCACCGCGGCGCCGGGTCCGAGCGCGGTGACCACCGCGCTGGCGGTGTCCGGACTGCCCTGCGACCGGTTCTGCTTCGAGGGGTTCCTGCCCCGCTCCGGCGGCGCCCGCCGCAGCCGGCTGCGCGGCCTGGCCGCCGAGGAGCGGACGTTGGTGTTCTTCGAGGCGCCGCACCGGATCGCCGGTGCGCTGGCCGACCTTGCCGAGGCGTTCGGCCCGGACCGCCCGGCCGCGCTCTGCCGGGAGCTGACCAAGACGTACGAGGAGGTGCTGCGCCGCCCGCTGGGGGAGTTGGCCGAGTGGGCCGCGTCGGGCACCGCCCGCGGCGAGATCACCCTGGTGGTGGCCGGCGCGTCGGCCGTGCCGGCGAGCCGTCCCGACGACGACGCGCTGCGGGCGGCGGTGGCCGCGCTGGAAACCGCCGGCTCCTCCCGGCGCGACGCCATCGCGGCCGTGGCCACCGAGTACGGCCTGCGTCGGCGCGAGGTGTACGGCATCGTGCACGCCGACTGA
- the metG gene encoding methionine--tRNA ligase, translating to MSHVLAAVAWPYANGPRHIGHVSGFGVPADVFSRYLRMAGHDVLMVSGTDEHGTPIQVQADSEGLTARELADRYNRVIVADLHGLGLSYDLFTRTTTRNHYAVVQEIFEGLHRNGYIVPKVTMGAISPSTGRTLPDRYIEGTCPICGYDSARGDQCDNCGNQLDPVDLINPRSRINGETPEFVETEHFFLDLPALAGALARWLDGREGWRPNVLRFSRNLLDDLQPRAITRDLEWGVPIPLDGWRDRTDKRIYVWFDAVIGYLSASIEWARRSGDPEAWRRWWAADAEADPAGDVPRSYYFMGKDNIVFHSVIWPALLLGYSGEGDRDGKPGQYGRLHLPTEVVSSEFLTMEGRKFSSSRQVVIYVRDFLERYDADALRYFIAVAGPENQDTDFTWAEFLRRNNDELVAGWGNLVNRSISMAAKNFGAIPPVDPAGLTEADEALLAAVRAAFTTVGDLIGRHRQKQAIGEAMRVVAEANKYLSEQAPWKLKAEADKPRMGTILHVALQAVSDANILLTPFLPHAAQKIHELLGGTGVHAPMPSIVQVEDLDGGPAYPVLTGDYTVGARWEPTPIEAGRPLAAPKPVFRKLDPSIVEEELARLAG from the coding sequence ATGAGCCACGTTCTTGCGGCGGTCGCCTGGCCGTACGCCAACGGCCCGCGCCACATCGGTCACGTCTCCGGGTTCGGCGTGCCCGCCGACGTGTTCAGCCGCTACCTGCGAATGGCCGGCCACGACGTGCTCATGGTCTCCGGTACGGACGAGCACGGCACCCCGATCCAGGTGCAGGCGGACTCCGAGGGGCTGACCGCCCGCGAGCTGGCCGACCGGTACAACCGGGTGATCGTGGCCGACCTGCACGGCCTGGGCCTGTCCTACGACCTGTTCACCCGCACCACCACGCGCAACCACTACGCGGTGGTTCAGGAGATCTTCGAGGGGCTGCACCGCAACGGCTACATCGTGCCGAAGGTGACGATGGGCGCCATCTCCCCGTCCACCGGCCGCACCCTGCCGGACCGCTACATCGAGGGCACCTGCCCGATCTGCGGCTACGACAGCGCCCGCGGTGACCAGTGCGACAACTGCGGCAACCAGCTCGACCCGGTCGACCTGATCAACCCGCGGTCCAGGATCAACGGAGAGACGCCGGAGTTCGTCGAGACCGAGCACTTCTTCCTCGACCTGCCGGCCCTGGCCGGTGCGCTGGCCCGCTGGCTGGACGGCCGGGAGGGCTGGCGACCCAACGTGCTGCGGTTCTCCCGGAACCTGCTGGACGACCTCCAGCCCCGGGCCATCACCCGGGACCTGGAGTGGGGCGTGCCGATCCCGCTGGACGGCTGGCGGGACCGCACCGACAAGCGCATCTACGTCTGGTTCGACGCGGTGATCGGCTACCTGTCCGCCTCGATCGAGTGGGCGCGGCGCAGCGGTGACCCGGAGGCCTGGCGCAGGTGGTGGGCGGCGGACGCCGAGGCCGACCCGGCCGGCGACGTGCCCCGCTCGTACTACTTCATGGGCAAGGACAACATCGTCTTCCACTCGGTGATCTGGCCGGCGCTGCTGCTGGGCTACTCGGGCGAGGGCGACCGGGACGGCAAGCCCGGACAGTACGGCCGGCTGCACCTGCCCACCGAGGTGGTGTCCAGCGAGTTCCTGACCATGGAGGGGCGCAAGTTCTCCTCCTCCCGCCAGGTGGTCATCTACGTCCGGGACTTCCTGGAACGGTACGACGCGGACGCGCTGCGCTACTTCATCGCGGTGGCCGGCCCGGAGAACCAGGACACCGACTTCACCTGGGCGGAATTCCTCCGCCGCAACAACGACGAACTGGTCGCCGGCTGGGGGAACCTGGTCAACCGGTCCATCTCGATGGCCGCCAAGAACTTCGGCGCCATCCCGCCGGTCGACCCGGCCGGCCTCACCGAGGCCGACGAGGCGCTGCTGGCCGCCGTACGGGCCGCCTTCACCACGGTCGGCGACCTGATCGGCCGGCACCGGCAGAAGCAGGCCATCGGCGAGGCGATGCGGGTGGTGGCCGAGGCCAACAAGTACCTGTCCGAGCAGGCGCCGTGGAAGCTCAAGGCCGAGGCCGACAAGCCGCGGATGGGCACCATCCTGCACGTCGCGTTGCAGGCCGTGAGCGACGCCAACATCCTGCTCACCCCGTTCCTGCCGCACGCGGCCCAGAAGATCCACGAGCTGCTCGGCGGTACCGGGGTGCACGCCCCGATGCCGTCGATCGTCCAGGTCGAGGATCTGGACGGCGGCCCGGCGTACCCGGTGCTGACCGGCGACTACACGGTCGGCGCCCGCTGGGAGCCGACGCCGATCGAGGCGGGCCGGCCGCTGGCCGCGCCGAAGCCGGTGTTCCGCAAGCTGGACCCGTCGATCGTCGAGGAGGAACTGGCCCGACTGGCCGGATGA
- a CDS encoding TatD family hydrolase: protein MTDASESRRERAARRAGEFPPAPEPLPVPVIDSHTHLDITVTEAGEPPAGPSGAPTDSVADPVADSVAGAPTDSVAGPVAALIAAAARAGVDRLVQVGVDVDSSRWGAELAARHPAVVATVALHPNEAPRLADLDGALREIEALAGQDRVRGIGETGMDFFRTGEPGRAAQETSFRAHIAIAKRYGKPLIIHDRDAHADVLRILDDEGAPETVVMHCFSGDAQFAAECVRRGYLLSFAGTVTFASAGPLRAAAAVTPADQLLVETDAPYLTPVPYRGRPNASYLIPLTVRSLAETTGTDVAALSAAISATGDRVFGPWAGGRRA from the coding sequence ATGACTGACGCTAGCGAATCCCGACGTGAACGCGCCGCGCGCCGTGCCGGCGAGTTCCCGCCCGCGCCCGAGCCGCTGCCCGTGCCGGTGATCGACAGCCACACCCACCTGGACATCACGGTGACCGAGGCCGGCGAACCCCCGGCGGGGCCGTCCGGCGCGCCGACCGATTCGGTGGCCGACCCGGTGGCCGATTCGGTGGCCGGCGCGCCGACCGATTCGGTGGCCGGCCCGGTGGCCGCGCTCATCGCCGCGGCGGCCCGGGCCGGGGTGGACCGGCTGGTGCAGGTCGGGGTGGACGTCGACTCCTCGCGCTGGGGCGCCGAGCTGGCGGCCCGGCATCCCGCCGTGGTCGCGACCGTCGCGCTGCACCCCAACGAGGCACCCCGGCTGGCCGACCTGGACGGGGCGCTGCGGGAGATCGAGGCGCTGGCCGGGCAGGACCGGGTACGCGGCATCGGGGAGACCGGGATGGACTTCTTCCGGACCGGCGAACCGGGTCGGGCCGCCCAGGAGACCAGCTTCCGGGCGCACATCGCCATCGCCAAGCGGTACGGCAAGCCGTTGATCATCCACGACCGGGACGCGCACGCCGACGTGCTGCGGATCCTGGACGACGAGGGCGCGCCGGAAACCGTCGTCATGCACTGCTTCTCCGGCGACGCGCAGTTCGCCGCCGAGTGCGTCCGGCGGGGCTACCTGCTCAGCTTCGCCGGCACGGTGACGTTCGCCAGCGCCGGCCCGCTGCGGGCGGCGGCCGCGGTCACCCCGGCCGATCAGCTCCTGGTGGAGACCGACGCGCCGTACCTGACCCCGGTCCCGTACCGCGGGCGGCCGAACGCGTCGTATCTCATCCCGCTGACCGTCCGGTCGCTGGCCGAGACCACCGGCACCGACGTGGCGGCGCTGAGCGCGGCGATCTCCGCCACCGGCGACCGGGTCTTCGGGCCGTGGGCCGGCGGGCGACGGGCGTGA
- the rsmA gene encoding 16S rRNA (adenine(1518)-N(6)/adenine(1519)-N(6))-dimethyltransferase RsmA, with product MTGLLGPAEIRELAARLGVAPTKRLGQNFVHDPNTVRRIVAAAGLAAADVVVEVGPGLGSLTLGLLPGVHHVHAVEIDPVLAGALPDTVARHADGAAARLRVHRADALRITAADLADPPPTALVANLPYNVAVPVVLHLLAELPSLRRGLVMVQKEVADRLTAGPGSRVYGIPSVKLAWYAEARTAGRVPPNVFWPVPNVDSGLVAFTRRDPPVTGVPRKRVFEVVDAAFAQRRKTLRAALAGWAGGPDRAAAALVAAGIDPTARGESLTVGQFAAIAAWAAAGRPGAQ from the coding sequence GTGACCGGGCTGCTCGGGCCGGCGGAGATCCGGGAGCTGGCGGCCCGGCTCGGGGTGGCGCCCACCAAGCGGCTCGGGCAGAACTTCGTGCACGACCCGAACACGGTACGGCGGATCGTGGCGGCCGCCGGCCTGGCCGCGGCCGACGTGGTGGTCGAGGTGGGGCCGGGCCTCGGCTCGTTGACCCTCGGTCTGCTGCCCGGCGTCCACCATGTACACGCCGTGGAGATCGACCCGGTGCTGGCCGGCGCGCTGCCGGACACCGTGGCCCGGCACGCGGACGGGGCCGCGGCCCGGCTGCGGGTGCACCGGGCCGACGCGCTGCGGATCACCGCCGCCGACCTGGCGGACCCGCCGCCCACGGCGCTGGTGGCCAACCTGCCCTACAACGTCGCCGTACCGGTCGTGCTGCACCTGCTGGCCGAGCTGCCGAGCCTGCGCCGCGGCCTGGTGATGGTGCAGAAGGAGGTGGCGGACCGGCTCACCGCCGGTCCCGGCTCCCGGGTGTACGGCATCCCGTCGGTCAAGCTCGCCTGGTACGCCGAGGCCCGCACCGCCGGTCGGGTACCGCCGAACGTGTTCTGGCCGGTCCCGAACGTCGACTCCGGGCTGGTGGCGTTCACCCGGCGGGATCCGCCGGTGACCGGCGTACCCCGCAAGCGGGTCTTCGAGGTGGTGGACGCGGCGTTCGCGCAGCGTCGCAAGACCCTGCGGGCGGCCCTGGCCGGCTGGGCCGGCGGACCGGACCGGGCCGCCGCGGCGCTGGTCGCGGCCGGGATCGACCCGACCGCCCGCGGCGAATCGCTCACCGTGGGGCAGTTCGCCGCGATCGCCGCGTGGGCCGCTGCCGGCCGGCCGGGCGCACAGTAG